The following are encoded together in the Hydrogenoanaerobacterium saccharovorans genome:
- a CDS encoding ROK family transcriptional regulator: protein MKEKRTANMEIKKINRTNIYQLLRKNSSLSRRDVVNKLQLCLPTVTQNIMELQEEGLIEEAGSVGNTGGRRAKVYDIVRDARTAIGIDITKNHITAVAVDLTGAVIACERIRCKFEKSDAYYKQLSVLVETVIEKAKLKREHILGVGIGVPGLITADNQTVFYGEILDFTGTTCSEFSKYIPFQTALYNDANAAGYAEIWANEETINAFYVMLSNNIGGSVVINGQIYSGDHLRSGEVGHITIVQNGKECYCGQKGCVDPYCAATVLSSLTNGNLEDFFLLLKKKSPEAIVLWNEYLDHLAVAVNNLHMLFDCKIILGGYVGEYLDEYLDDLVQRVKSRNPFTHDAGYLEVCCYKTEAIAAGAALNFIASFINTI from the coding sequence ATGAAAGAAAAAAGAACTGCCAATATGGAGATTAAAAAGATAAACCGCACCAATATTTATCAGCTTTTGCGTAAAAACAGTTCGCTTTCAAGGCGCGATGTGGTAAATAAGCTGCAGCTATGCCTGCCTACTGTTACGCAAAATATTATGGAATTGCAGGAGGAAGGACTGATTGAAGAAGCAGGCTCCGTCGGCAATACCGGAGGGCGCCGCGCAAAGGTGTACGACATTGTACGCGATGCACGCACGGCGATTGGGATTGACATCACAAAAAACCACATTACCGCAGTTGCCGTAGACCTTACCGGCGCTGTGATTGCTTGTGAGCGCATTCGGTGCAAATTTGAAAAGAGCGATGCTTACTATAAGCAGCTTTCGGTACTCGTTGAAACGGTGATTGAAAAAGCAAAACTGAAAAGAGAGCACATTCTGGGCGTTGGGATAGGCGTACCGGGCTTGATTACAGCGGATAATCAGACTGTTTTTTATGGTGAAATTTTAGATTTTACCGGTACCACCTGCAGTGAATTTTCTAAGTACATCCCGTTTCAAACTGCACTTTACAACGATGCGAATGCCGCCGGTTATGCAGAGATTTGGGCGAACGAAGAGACAATCAATGCTTTTTATGTGATGCTTAGCAACAACATTGGCGGTTCGGTCGTTATCAACGGGCAAATTTATTCGGGCGACCATTTGCGCAGCGGAGAGGTTGGGCACATCACCATTGTGCAAAACGGAAAAGAATGCTATTGCGGTCAAAAAGGATGTGTGGACCCCTACTGTGCGGCGACGGTGCTTTCGTCGCTGACAAACGGCAACCTTGAAGATTTCTTTCTGCTGCTCAAAAAGAAGTCACCCGAAGCAATCGTGCTGTGGAACGAGTATCTCGACCATTTGGCGGTTGCCGTAAATAACCTGCATATGCTGTTTGACTGCAAAATCATCCTCGGCGGTTATGTGGGCGAATACCTGGATGAATATTTGGATGATTTAGTGCAACGCGTTAAAAGCCGCAACCCATTTACGCATGATGCCGGCTATCTTGAGGTGTGCTGTTATAAAACCGAAGCAATTGCAGCCGGTGCTGCGCTCAACTTTATTGCAAGTTTTATCAATACGATCTAA
- a CDS encoding C-GCAxxG-C-C family protein yields MHIKQVVSVEKIRKDAEELFRGGFFCSEAVVSSIRSNFELDIPEQVIAMASGFPVGIGRSKCLCGAVSGGVLALGIFFGRTVPKDPKVEKNLEVAKELHDYFKVANGKNAICCRTLTKEFDMGKGEHKEQCIYYTGLVAAKVAQIVIRELGLTNIDDE; encoded by the coding sequence ATGCACATAAAACAAGTAGTCAGTGTAGAAAAAATCCGCAAGGACGCGGAAGAATTGTTTCGCGGAGGATTTTTCTGCTCCGAAGCAGTGGTCAGTTCCATCCGCTCCAACTTCGAGTTGGACATCCCCGAGCAAGTGATTGCAATGGCATCCGGATTTCCAGTCGGCATTGGGCGCTCTAAATGTTTGTGCGGTGCGGTTTCGGGCGGTGTATTAGCACTGGGTATCTTTTTTGGACGTACTGTGCCAAAAGACCCGAAAGTTGAAAAGAACTTAGAGGTTGCCAAAGAACTGCACGACTATTTTAAAGTGGCTAACGGTAAAAATGCAATTTGCTGCCGTACTTTAACCAAAGAATTTGATATGGGCAAAGGCGAGCACAAAGAGCAATGCATTTATTACACCGGGCTTGTTGCCGCAAAGGTTGCGCAAATCGTAATTCGGGAGCTTGGGCTTACCAACATCGATGATGAATAA
- a CDS encoding TDT family transporter, which yields MKQRIKAIPLPLSGVMLGCAALGNLLQSYSETVRILFGLVAAAALLLLVLKLILSPSSVSEDMKNPILASVAGTFPMALMLLSVYVKPMIGTAAFWIWVLSIALHAVLIVFFTIRFMLKPQMPKVFASYFIVYVGIAAASITAPAYNMQVLGYGLFWFAFVSLLFLLGFIGYRYIKYPQIPEPAQPLFCIFAAPASLCLAGYLQSAAEKQLWLVAVMAVLSFALYLMALAMLPRLLRLPFYPSYAAFTFPFVVSAIALKQTAGYLAKIGQPVSALKYVVLFQTVIAVILVVYTLVRFLSAAYSCTSQPAVK from the coding sequence ATGAAACAACGCATCAAAGCAATCCCCCTCCCCCTATCGGGCGTGATGCTCGGCTGCGCCGCCCTCGGTAACCTGCTACAGAGTTATTCTGAAACGGTACGCATTTTGTTTGGCTTGGTTGCCGCAGCTGCCCTGTTACTGTTGGTTTTAAAGCTGATATTGTCTCCATCCTCGGTTTCAGAAGATATGAAAAACCCTATTTTGGCAAGTGTAGCCGGTACCTTCCCTATGGCGCTGATGTTGCTCAGCGTCTATGTAAAACCGATGATAGGCACAGCTGCTTTTTGGATTTGGGTTTTATCCATCGCACTGCACGCGGTGCTGATTGTGTTTTTCACCATCCGATTTATGTTAAAACCGCAGATGCCAAAGGTGTTTGCAAGTTATTTTATTGTTTATGTAGGCATTGCCGCCGCAAGCATTACAGCACCCGCCTATAATATGCAGGTGCTCGGATACGGACTGTTTTGGTTCGCCTTTGTTTCGTTGCTTTTTCTGTTGGGGTTTATCGGCTACCGATACATAAAATACCCGCAGATACCGGAACCTGCTCAACCCCTGTTCTGTATTTTTGCAGCACCTGCAAGCCTGTGTTTGGCAGGGTATCTCCAATCTGCCGCAGAAAAACAGCTTTGGTTGGTTGCGGTAATGGCGGTGCTTTCTTTTGCACTGTACCTCATGGCTCTGGCTATGTTGCCGCGCTTGCTGCGCCTTCCGTTTTACCCGAGTTATGCTGCGTTTACATTCCCGTTTGTTGTTTCAGCCATCGCGCTAAAACAAACAGCAGGCTATCTTGCTAAAATCGGGCAGCCTGTATCTGCTCTCAAATACGTCGTACTATTTCAAACGGTTATAGCGGTTATTCTGGTTGTTTACACACTGGTACGTTTCTTATCTGCCGCTTATAGCTGCACCTCCCAACCTGCTGTAAAATAA
- a CDS encoding hydantoinase/oxoprolinase family protein, whose product MKVRIGIDVGGTFTDAVALDNETYELIGSVKLPTTHDAEEGVAAGIVAVLEKILKEYNIRPEDVMFIAHGTTQATNALLEGDVAQVGIITLGSGMQGMKSKSDTNIGDIELAAGKWLHTYNAYVNTSDKNAFDENINHAIDELKGQKADSIVVSEAFSVDNPENENAVLDICKGRDIPATAGNDVSKLYGLKVRTRTAVINASILPKMLDAANMTERSIKNADIESPLMVMRCDGGVMTVDEVRSRPILTILSGPAAGVAGALMYEKLTDGIFFEVGGTSTDISCVKDGNVVIKYAEVGGHKTYVSSLDVRTVGIGGGSMIELSGGIAVDVGPRSAHIANLEYECFAKTEDIKNPILKTVKPKDGDPEYAYIECDGGKAFALTLSGAANIAGYVQPDSYAYGNVEAAVKAWEPLAKSMGLTVKETAKKVLDLSAIKNGKVVTSMIQDYGLDKSTITFVGGGGGCASVVPHIAETFGCKHKIARNAAVISPIGVALAMVRDMIERTISNPTEEDILAIRREAVRKAIQSGANPDTIEVKIEVDTQHQKVRAIAIGTTEMRTKELSSEPKSDDELKKIVAANLKAEASDVHLEADNGAICAITREQMKRHFIFFKKKTKALRLIDRDGVIRLQKKNASVCSCESKDEMGQIGYSCAVRNRGTWVFKNVLRAKTPHAKADGRGICLTAAKSCGK is encoded by the coding sequence ATGAAAGTTAGAATTGGAATTGATGTTGGCGGTACTTTTACAGATGCCGTCGCGCTTGATAACGAAACATATGAATTGATAGGAAGCGTGAAACTGCCTACCACCCACGATGCCGAAGAAGGTGTTGCCGCGGGTATCGTTGCGGTTTTAGAAAAAATATTAAAAGAATACAACATCCGCCCTGAGGATGTCATGTTTATTGCGCACGGCACTACACAGGCAACCAACGCCCTTTTGGAAGGTGACGTCGCTCAGGTAGGAATTATTACACTGGGCAGCGGTATGCAGGGGATGAAATCTAAAAGCGATACGAATATTGGTGATATTGAACTGGCTGCGGGCAAATGGCTCCATACATACAACGCCTATGTCAATACTTCAGATAAAAATGCGTTTGATGAAAATATTAACCATGCGATTGATGAGCTGAAAGGGCAAAAAGCAGATTCTATCGTAGTATCCGAGGCGTTCAGCGTAGATAACCCCGAAAACGAGAATGCTGTTTTGGATATCTGCAAAGGCCGCGATATTCCGGCCACTGCGGGGAACGATGTTTCCAAATTGTATGGGCTTAAAGTTCGTACCAGAACCGCCGTCATCAATGCCAGTATCCTGCCCAAAATGTTGGATGCGGCAAACATGACCGAGCGCAGCATTAAAAACGCCGATATCGAATCGCCTTTAATGGTAATGCGATGCGACGGCGGCGTTATGACCGTAGACGAGGTGCGCAGCAGGCCGATTCTTACCATCCTATCCGGCCCTGCGGCGGGTGTTGCGGGTGCTTTGATGTATGAAAAGCTGACCGACGGCATCTTCTTTGAAGTGGGCGGCACCAGCACCGATATCTCTTGTGTTAAGGACGGAAACGTCGTTATCAAATATGCCGAGGTAGGCGGGCACAAAACCTATGTAAGCTCGCTGGATGTGCGCACCGTAGGCATCGGCGGCGGCAGTATGATTGAGCTTTCGGGCGGAATAGCCGTTGATGTAGGCCCGCGCAGCGCACACATCGCCAACCTGGAATACGAGTGTTTTGCCAAAACCGAAGATATTAAAAACCCTATTTTAAAAACAGTGAAACCCAAAGACGGCGACCCGGAGTATGCTTATATTGAATGCGACGGAGGGAAAGCGTTTGCACTCACCCTTTCCGGTGCGGCAAATATTGCTGGCTATGTGCAGCCCGACAGTTACGCTTACGGTAATGTGGAGGCAGCCGTCAAAGCGTGGGAACCTCTGGCAAAGAGCATGGGGCTTACCGTAAAAGAGACAGCCAAAAAGGTACTCGACCTTTCCGCAATCAAAAACGGCAAAGTTGTAACCAGTATGATACAGGATTACGGATTGGACAAGAGTACAATAACCTTTGTCGGTGGCGGCGGGGGATGCGCATCGGTTGTGCCGCATATTGCCGAGACGTTTGGCTGCAAACATAAAATCGCACGTAATGCGGCAGTCATCTCTCCCATCGGTGTTGCTCTTGCTATGGTGCGCGACATGATTGAGCGTACCATCTCAAACCCCACAGAAGAAGATATTCTTGCAATTCGCCGCGAGGCAGTGCGCAAAGCGATACAATCCGGCGCCAATCCCGATACAATTGAAGTGAAGATTGAAGTAGATACACAGCACCAAAAAGTACGTGCCATCGCCATAGGCACCACCGAAATGCGCACCAAGGAGCTTTCGAGCGAACCAAAAAGCGATGATGAGTTGAAAAAGATTGTTGCCGCAAACCTGAAAGCAGAAGCGTCCGACGTTCATCTCGAGGCAGATAACGGTGCTATCTGTGCAATCACGCGCGAGCAAATGAAAAGACATTTTATTTTCTTCAAAAAGAAAACAAAGGCACTGCGCCTGATTGACCGCGACGGCGTAATCCGCCTGCAAAAGAAAAATGCGAGTGTTTGCTCCTGCGAATCCAAAGATGAAATGGGGCAAATCGGGTATTCGTGCGCTGTCAGAAATCGGGGCACATGGGTTTTCAAGAACGTATTACGAGCAAAAACGCCGCATGCCAAAGCAGATGGAAGAGGGATATGCCTTACAGCTGCAAAATCATGCGGTAAATGA
- a CDS encoding ATP-binding cassette domain-containing protein has product MVIQLNKVNKSFGQKKIFTNFDLKIETGELVAITGESGKGKTTLLNIIGLIESIDSGEVQYSNYINPKGRLVTNLRRYSIGYLFQNYALIENQTVLQNLNIALAYNKVKAKKDLILNAICAVSLPEKILGEKVCNLSGGEQQRIAIARLFLKPSNVILADEPTGSLDDKNKKLVIDFLKKMNDSGKTVIIVTHDKEVAAACNRIVEL; this is encoded by the coding sequence ATGGTTATTCAATTGAACAAAGTTAATAAATCATTTGGGCAAAAAAAAATATTTACTAATTTTGATTTAAAGATAGAAACTGGCGAATTGGTTGCAATAACAGGAGAAAGCGGCAAAGGTAAAACTACTTTATTGAATATCATAGGTTTAATAGAATCTATTGATTCAGGAGAAGTACAGTATTCAAATTACATAAATCCAAAAGGAAGGCTTGTAACAAATCTTCGTCGTTATTCAATTGGATACCTGTTTCAAAATTATGCTCTCATTGAAAATCAAACAGTACTGCAAAACCTAAATATTGCTTTAGCTTATAACAAGGTTAAAGCAAAAAAAGATTTAATTTTAAATGCAATTTGCGCTGTTTCGTTACCAGAGAAAATTTTGGGCGAAAAGGTGTGTAACTTAAGTGGCGGTGAGCAGCAGCGAATTGCAATTGCAAGGTTGTTCTTAAAGCCATCCAACGTTATTCTGGCAGATGAACCCACAGGATCTCTTGATGATAAAAACAAAAAATTGGTCATTGATTTTCTAAAAAAGATGAATGACAGTGGTAAAACAGTTATCATTGTGACTCATGATAAAGAAGTTGCGGCTGCCTGTAATCGTATTGTTGAGTTATAA
- a CDS encoding ATP-binding protein — protein MAITTKEGILKVLSAFNPWWKTGAVHPSFIKDYKRFAYYEAMKRLDQTDIRRIVVLTGTRRVGKTTIQYQMIENLLKRGISPRKIIFVSLDHPMLKLAGMNDILECYHENIYAEQDVYYFFDEIQYASDWDAWLKTIYDTQPDTQVVATGSASPALIKGSTESGAGRWTIIQVPTLSFYEYCALIGIADVPLDPKLRPTQLLAMPQIERNQIMIKLSAVQNHFNRYLQIGGFPELALADNDLLAQQVMREDVVDKVLKRDLPSLYNIRNATELERIFLYLCNVSSEIVAIDAIAKELNGVSRPTVENYIQYLESANLIYLSYPVELGGRKVLKASPKIYIADAAIRNAVLMDSEILTNPVEMGKMVETAVYKHVAAFYYQKATRVGYYRGGKKGNEIDIVVDYPNIKNILIEVKYREQAPIANDDAIIELCGESSASIIITKRADDFGEHTAPDGNKLLRIPAFAFLYLLGHAEKNGYKGKE, from the coding sequence ATGGCAATTACTACAAAAGAGGGAATTTTAAAAGTTCTGTCCGCGTTTAACCCGTGGTGGAAGACAGGGGCAGTGCATCCATCGTTTATTAAAGACTATAAACGCTTTGCCTATTACGAAGCGATGAAACGGCTTGACCAAACAGATATCCGCAGAATTGTTGTGCTGACGGGGACAAGGCGGGTAGGCAAAACCACCATACAATATCAGATGATCGAAAACCTGCTGAAACGGGGTATTTCGCCGCGGAAAATTATCTTTGTATCGCTCGACCACCCGATGCTCAAACTGGCGGGGATGAACGACATTTTGGAATGTTACCACGAAAATATCTATGCCGAGCAGGATGTCTACTATTTTTTTGATGAAATTCAGTATGCCTCCGACTGGGACGCGTGGCTGAAAACCATTTACGATACCCAACCCGATACACAGGTAGTTGCAACAGGTTCTGCCAGCCCCGCGCTCATCAAGGGCAGTACTGAAAGCGGCGCAGGCAGATGGACGATTATCCAAGTGCCGACACTTTCTTTTTACGAATACTGCGCGCTCATTGGCATTGCAGATGTACCACTCGACCCCAAACTGCGCCCCACACAGTTGTTGGCAATGCCGCAGATTGAGCGCAACCAAATTATGATTAAGCTTTCTGCGGTGCAAAACCACTTTAACCGCTATTTGCAGATTGGCGGGTTCCCCGAATTGGCTTTAGCCGATAACGATTTACTGGCACAGCAGGTGATGCGCGAAGATGTGGTTGATAAGGTGCTCAAGCGCGATTTGCCCTCGCTTTATAACATCCGCAACGCAACCGAACTGGAGCGCATCTTTTTGTACCTTTGCAATGTCTCGTCCGAAATTGTCGCCATCGATGCCATTGCAAAAGAGCTCAACGGTGTCAGCCGCCCCACCGTAGAAAACTACATCCAATACCTTGAAAGTGCAAACCTGATTTATCTAAGCTACCCTGTAGAGCTCGGTGGGCGCAAGGTGCTCAAAGCAAGCCCCAAAATCTACATTGCCGATGCCGCCATCCGCAATGCCGTTTTGATGGACAGCGAAATTCTCACCAACCCCGTTGAGATGGGCAAGATGGTAGAAACCGCGGTTTATAAGCATGTCGCGGCGTTTTACTACCAAAAAGCAACCCGTGTGGGCTACTACCGCGGCGGCAAAAAAGGCAACGAAATTGACATTGTTGTGGATTACCCCAACATCAAAAATATCCTCATTGAGGTAAAGTACCGCGAGCAGGCACCCATTGCCAACGATGATGCCATTATTGAACTATGCGGTGAATCCAGTGCTTCGATTATCATCACCAAACGCGCAGATGATTTTGGCGAACACACCGCCCCCGACGGCAATAAGCTGTTGAGAATCCCTGCTTTTGCGTTTTTATATCTGCTCGGCCATGCCGAAAAAAACGGGTATAAAGGCAAAGAATAA